In Bactrocera neohumeralis isolate Rockhampton chromosome 5, APGP_CSIRO_Bneo_wtdbg2-racon-allhic-juicebox.fasta_v2, whole genome shotgun sequence, the genomic window ATCTTCCAAATCAATGAAGCTCTATCACGTAAATTAACACAGAGCAAATATTTCAACCGCTCTTACAAAAGTGTgaaaataggtgaaatcggaTTATTACCACGCCCACCGtcatataacggttttgttaaaaactactaaaagtgttataaatcaataactaaatgcgttagagacattaaattttacattcagGATGACAAAAGATGGCACTGGTTTCAAAATTGGACATTGGGGGAGGTACCGTACTGTTTCAAGTGAAATCACCTATCTCACctgctcaaccgatttcaactaaaATCGGTACCGAATATTCTTCTAATTATAATTCCTATGTTACAGTggttaaatagttgtaatccaTCTACTTCCTATATAACAAAATTCTAATTTCCATCTGatcctttcactttccagtatacaaataagGCCTTATTACATTAATGTAGCGAGATAAAACTTTCCCGTATAGTGACTTTGTAGTGTGCCaccttgttaaaaaaaattgtccaaaccGAACGAAAACTGTTCAAGGTTTTAGGTtccgaatatatatatatatcagtgCCTACagctgactttttaccgaagatatcggtcaatgtgatatataatttaaatgcaGAGAGAGTCATTTCCTGATGATTGTCAGTCTGAATGTCAAAAATGGACTGgatccggttgatacttccgttAGCCTTCATATACCTAATGTAAAGTAAAGAACTTCTGGTGACTGTATAcccatatatcggtcaatatgtgagttagcTCAATGAAAATATCCGAGCGTATTTTGTATCTTTGCgcttaaaaagttcaaaattggACGAAAACTTGACCCAGCCCCCAATTTTTtccgagttagttcacccctggGCCTTCAGGAAAGCTCTCAACCCCCCCTCTATCCCTACGTTCGTatcggctaaagtatttgacctagataaacatacaaaccaatttggacatgtaacgaacatgaaaacagataaatcaaccaagcgaagtgatagaaacatactaaagttcatatattttcatacaaaatatatggggtctagcctagcaccattggtgcactaaggtgtaatattataatatccttttttcgtccttttcgatacgatatccttgaattttttttctgaattctatagacaataaaattctaggaagctacctggaagcgcaagtcgtttgctacactctaaatatatataaataacatttaaaaacaaaatatgcctggccagaccagAGGGTCTTGATGAGGGttaaaaaattgcttgaaaatatgttctcaagtacatatgtatgtatacctcaggaatgtaaaaatttattcaatcaGTCCATCCTTTCCTCTGCCCGCAACATAACCTATTAATAAAAATGGCCGACTTCCCGCCTGACAAAATGAGTGATATCCTTTGACGTATTCACAATTATTTTGCACATCTTCCGTTCAgggctatatatacatatatttttttcgtaattttcttaagttatatttttacgtgGTGTTGGTTAACCAGTCACCAGAAGTCTCtgtgtttattatataaataagaatacttatatgcatatgcatttaatgattttcaagaaatttaagTGTGGGAGTGTGAGTAGCACGAATTTGAAAAAGTAGTATTCACAATAGCATTTGTGTCAATAAAGATAATTAAGgtgggtatatatatatatgatcccTACACgtattatacattttatatgttttattttacataCTTTGTCATATGtctctttattttttgaaagctttcatcATCTTTTAATTTGTAGACTTATAGAAAAACTTTGTGATGACTAATTCACAATTAATGGTAGTGTTTGTAATTGGCAATGCGCTGAATGAAAAAAACGACAACAGCGCTGAAGTGCTGAATGTCACAGGCCAAAATGACAGCTGTCATCTAACCTTTCCTTTCTTTCCGGTGACTGCTCCACAAAAGACGCTaaagtatgtaaaaaatattaaaatttatcgtTGAAAATCTGTGTAATCACTGCAATGATATGTGTACAGAATTAAGAAATGGTTGTGAAAAATATTCTGatcataaatgtataaattgaTGTGTGTTCAAGACTAATATCTTcggaataattaaatttcatataataaGGTTAAAACCAAATCATTAGAAACGGTCATTGATATCACATCAATTAAATCAATAAACTTATATCTTGATTGAAGTTCAGTGAATAGTgtatcaattttgttttttttcatgcTTGTTTCAGGATGTTTATGCCAAAGGCTCATCGCGTAGCTATCTACGAGTATCTCTTCAAAGAGGGTGTCATCGTTGCCAAAAAGGATTTCCATGCTCCCAAGCACCCTGAGCTGGAGACCATTCCCAACTTGCATGTAATCAAAACATTGCAGTCGCTCCACTCTCGTGGTCTGGTTAAGGAACAATTCGCATGGAGACATTATTACTGGTACTTGACCAACGAAGGTATTGAGTACCTTCGCAGTTACTTGCATTTGCCTCCTGAAATTGTGCCAGCCACATTGAAACGTCCAGCACGCTCAGAGACAATGCGTCCCCGCCCAGCGGCATCTGCTCGTACTGGTGACTCTTCTAAGACCGGTGAGGATCGTACTGCTTACAGACGCGCGCCCGGTGGACCCGACAAGAAGGGAGATGCTGGTCCTGGTGCTGCTGATGTTGATTTCCGTGGTGGATTCGGACGTGGTGCACGCCCACAATAAAAAgtggatataaaaatattctagTAACCACTTATTTAGTTATAAATGATTTTCCAGAcgggatttttttattttgaagtaaataaaaaataaaagaatcttTAAAGTACGGTGTTTTTACAAAGTGGAATAGTGATCTGTGTGTCTGCAAAAATGTTGTTGCGAATTGTGGAAATTTTACACCAAAGTTACTTTTGGCGCAAAATATATTTGGCATTgtccaatatacatacatcccAAATTGAATTGATCGTGTCAATGTTGATGGTATTTTTTTTGCCACACAAGACGTCTAAAATTTGCAGTCAACGGTTTCGATTGAGcatagttttaaaaaatcagGAAGAAATGTTTGCCATATTGGACAGTTATAGGGAAAGTACACCAATTTAAACAAAGTGAAGTCTGTAGATACGAAATTGAACAGTTATTAGGACGCAAAGTCGAGCGGTCTCTTCCTGTGCTTCCGCCGGcatgtactgcgtcgaatactttcagagtacAGAGAAGAAAGTCGTATGGAACAACAAAGAATTATTCGGCTCTTGTTATCCTTAAATTGAATCACAACATAAAGTATATGTCGAAATTGTGAATACCACTCCGAAAAGAAATTTGGGAATAATTTGGCTTAAAGGAGGTAACATTGGACCATACAATAATTGACATCCACACATTGTTTACTTGCAGCAACCTATGctcaataattttataaagttctttaaaattgtatgcattttaaatagattttaattagtaaataacaaaaaatacccATTTGAAGAGTATTTTTTACGTCGACCTAGCTGCattctttttctatatttctttATCATTGAAATTCTTTTCGTATATACCCACACACAAGCAACAGAAATGTCAATTTTAACCTGTCGGTTTGTAGATTGCAAATTCTGTCAATTTTCCGCTAAACGTATTAGTGAGAAATCAAAGGACGGTTTGAGAAATATAGTACAAAGatgtgttaaaatttttatgaaatcaaaaagccagaaaatttggaaaataaataaatatacttacatatatgttattACAAAGAATCCAATATAAAGTGCAATGGGGCAAGTTCAATCTATAAGCGACAGCACCCTTCCAGAAACAGTGGACGCTGTTCACATGCAAGTTATTCGCCATGCCAAAGTACTCTCAGAAATAAACTCTCTAAGTTATGAAGAATTTAAAACATGCTTGGACAACTTAAATGAGTTGTAAGGATATGGATTTATTTTTTAGCGAAGGAATCGTTACTTACTTGATCTTCAAATGAACTTTTTTTCAGGTCCCGTAAGTGTATTGACCCAAATGGCAAGCAGCTGGTATTCCTTGTCAAGCGCGGTACAGACACATCTATGCTATGGAAAGCGATGGTGAAAATTGCTTGCATAAAAGTAGATCCTTCTACGAGGAAAATCGAGAGttataaatttcttaatttaaagcaattccTGTGCGTTTTCAGAACTTTTCAATCTCATCTAGAAAGTTTAATGTCAAGCGAAAATCAATTGGTATACGCAAACCATAATACcagttaatttttctaatttttcttattcAAGCAGTGTTCACGCCGAAGTTCACTTTCCCAAACTCCAATAGATGATGAAATGGCAGGCGCAGCATCTGCTGTAAACAACCATATAACCGCATCGATGATAATGGAACGAGTAAATTCCCTTGTAAATATTGGTCGCAATTCAAGCAGTGAAACCTCAAGCGGTCTAAATAGCCCTTCATCATGTTCACATTCTGAACATGTTGATGAGTGCTCCATTTGCTTAGACCGATTAACGGAAGTAATACTGCCTTGCACGCATAGTTTTTGTACACCATGCATTGAACAATGGTTTGAAAATTATCCAATTCATTGTATGCTTCGATTATAAATGATTTATCCCCCTAGGAACGTCAATAATAAAACTTGCCCTATATGCAGTGAGGCTTTGGAGAGCACGGATGATACGTGGATTATGCCAGATATTCCAGGTGTAGAAgagataaatgaaaaaatttgcgCCGAATTCATGAGCTTAGCAAAAgattgaaaaaaaactaaaatcttatattttgcACGCAGTATCAAAATGGGAAAATGTAATCATTTTcgtttagaaatattttgattatagTTTAACAATCATTAATTTTGACACATCTTGCGCCCATAACATATTGTATCCATCTTATATGTATACAATCTTTGAACTTCTTGCAAACATCATTTATGTTCTGATTCATACGTTCAATCCAATTTCGATTTATTATAACATCTTCCAACAGTTAACATATACCTATATGTACATGTCTCAGCATACCTCAGCGCATTCCAAAATAATTacacaaacatgaatttttgtaatactcTTTTGTTGtaaacataacctaatttttattgttggttGAACTTTTTACATGTGTAAGactaattatatttaattattattaaagagACGTCTTTTCttgttgcaaaaataaataagttattgCGAGACATACATtatgatataaatataaaatactacaTCTATAATTACACGTTgataaaattacatatttattaaatttgtataaatttatcaaTTATTTGCTGTTGTCATTACCATAAATAGAGTGTTATGTTTGTTAAGACTGCAGCTGAAAGCGCCACTTTTGGCGTTGGATCAGTTGGCGCGTCGCTTAATAGTAACTTTGCCTTTAGCCAAATGAGACATATTAATTTTGACTTTACTATCGTTAGTCTTTTTGACCCATACCTGGATTTCAATTTATATGATGTTTAATgttgttgaaaaatatattttatacatatattacttacCACTTCATTGCCTATGGCGGTAATTGTAGCTGCGAATTTTACCAAATCCTTGCCCTCAACATAAACCTGTTGGCCTCTATGGAACCATCTTCTTTGATACAGTAGTTTTCCATCTTCAATACGTGTCTCAATATTGGTGGCAGCGTTTGCATTTGTACTTTCGGAGAGTAAACCTCCCTGCTGCAGATTACTGAAAGGAACGTTTCCGACACCATTTTGTTGCGTTGctacaataaaaaagttatataaaattaattatcatATAGATATAGATTTTATTAACAGACTAATTATTAATATCTTGCCTCTCTGTATGGCCTTCATATCACTATCAATTTCTTTGTCGTCCAACAAGTATACAAGTAATTGACCAGTTGTAGGTTTCCGCCGTTTTTCGACTACTGGAACGGGTTCATTTGGTCGCCTGCGTAATTTGCGCGTTACTGTTGGTTTTACTTCCGTTGAGTCATTCGTGAGCTCCAAATTGTACCGCTCATTCTCTATGAGCTTCTTCCTTTCTTCTAAATCGGCTAGAATATTTTCCTTCAAATCAATCTGAAagacataaataatttatggaTAATTATAAGAATATGATAGAATAATATTAGTTACCTTTTTCTCTTCATACTCCTTAAGCGCTGCTCGTCGCTCTGCTTGATAGTCTTTCTCAACACACTCTTTTAGATATTCTCTGTGGATTTCATTCAGTCTTAAGCGTTCTTTGTACTGATTTTCAAGCTTTTTTATCCGCTTCACGTAGTCAGGATGTACGAGATGTTTTAGTTCTTCTCGTTGTTTATTCAATATGGCTAATTTGTGCTGATAAACTCTGCAAATTAaaagatataaatttattttttgtataaaaactaaattaaaattgtgacaTACTGTTCTTTTAATTCGTGATTGCTGCCACCGTTTGTTGTGTTTGTAGCGTTACTGCTACGACTGTTGTTTCGAAATTCCGTTTCACTCGCATCGTCAGTATCTGTGTAAATGAATTATGttacagaaaataataatatataactaaataaatgtaaataaattgatttcttTACCTTCTTCACTGTCGTATGCAGTTGGGTCATAGTGATTTGAACGAGAATCATCATTCTCTTCAAAGTGGTGCACTACTTGATTCGCGTACCCTTGGAAATGCATTATATCTTCATAAATTCTCCGCTTTCCTATAATAATTCGTTATTAATGTGATAAGAAACTTTATTATAAACGATGAACGATTccacaacaaaaatttacaattcCAATTTGTAGTAAAAAACTGACTGACATTTATCTCATGCAGTAGATGTGCAGGTTATCTATAATAAAAGTATCTGACCCAGAGCTGCATTTTAAATGTgcaacacacataaatattaaacaagtaagttagcaaaactttatttaaaaaaataaggacGCGTTAAGTTCGGGACCTAGCcagcagccgctgtcttttaattcgctgggCGACATTGACGTCGTcgaatatctcatacagctcatcgtttcatggccaacgcgcaaagggccataaatcattcgcagaacctttccctcgaaaactcgtaacgtcgactcatcagatgttgttgttgctgttttaacGGTTTATcagtccccgttaggatggtaagggttatctaTGTTGTcctcgacgtcatctaacgggaggcccaggaaacgtgctgtttcgacggggtcggaccaaagggaaagggGTGTttgatgagtggggttggtagggcatgcaaagaggtggtcagtgtcatgcggagactcgttgcatgcaggacatacgttGGGTCGATTCTGTATAGgaaggagtttaacctgctacagtatccagaacgaagctgcgctagggttactcgcgtttctcgcggcaactcgagcttgttgttgttgttataacggaaatctaatccccgttgggatggtaaatgtcatttgtgttgtcgtcgatgtcatctaacggtaggcccaagaaacgtgctgtttcgacggggtcggaccaaagggaggaaggtgttagatgggtagggtttgtagtgcatgcaaagaggtggtcatgtcatgcttgttgttgttgttataacggaaatctaatccccgttgggatggtaaatgtcatttgtgttgtcgtcgatgtcatctaacggtaggcccaagaaacgtgctgtttcgacggggtcggaccaaagggaggaaggtgttagatgggtagggtttgtagggcatccaggcgaccatatcggggctgcgtaattgaggaccggccggccgatggccttgtatgttgccaacaacgtttctttgtcttttccccatgtgctgccggctagcgacttgaggattttgttgcggctctgtaccttggcaataatcgcggtcgtatgaggagagaaggagcatagactgtcgaatgttacacctaaaatcttaggattattgacagtcggaattttgacgccatcgactgcaatgttaagctcaagtctatactccttcgtccagtttctGAATATGGTCACTGTGGATTTGGTAGGGGAAAGCGtgagatttcgtgcagtgaggaaacgagaaaggtcggagaggtagctgtttaccttcgaacacatgccatcgattccattgcccgacgccaatatcgtgcagtcatcagcgtacgaggttatggaaactccttctggtggttgtgggagtttcgagatgtaaaaattaaacagtagcggggagaggacaccactcTGCGGaacccctgtttaattcttctcagtttggatgtttcacctcgaaatagtacggatgattgacgaccgttcaggtagttcatggtccacctctttaaccCTGGAGGAAGCGTGGTTGTTTCGATGTCCTGCaatagcgttgtgtgattgaccgtgtcaaaagcttttgacaggtccaacgctacgaggaccgttctttcgcagggtggtttctggttgaggccacgaactatctgagcgtttatgacgctaagtgctgtggtggtgctgtgcacttttcggaatccatgctggtggctatatggtgagtgaaggtcgggagtagcaaggcctcaagtgtcttcactactggggaaaGGAGAGTTACCGGTCGATAAGATTTcactttgttggcgggtttcccaggtttcagtagtgggaccactcctccgactttccacacatcgggtatttgaagagtggtcagcgacagattgaggaccttggtgagatagcCTACTCCTGttgagcctagatgctttagcattagcatgttgattctatcagggccaatggatttggaagattttgctttgttgatgacaccctgaacctcctcatcggtgaaagtaagtggcgcacagtcgtttggcattttgcgcagccatCGGTTTACACATCTCttggctttgtctaccgaagggtgcagtgtaaacTGCCGGCTAAagtagctcgcgcacttcttcggcagaaaaaacagcccttggtcggataaaatccgagtcaattccggtatgtagaaccggctgtcgtgggaattgatCTTTGAATAATACATtacatatacaacaaaaacgcatatcagatgttgtcatagtccatgcctctgcaccatatagcaagacgggaataatgagtgacttatatgtagagtttggtttttgttcgtcgagagcggcctttacttctcaattgcctagaGAACTAACGCCGCAGTtcttgaggccaatgatatcaatatcatcggcctacgccagcagctatacactcttgtagaagatggtaccttctctatttggTTCTGTAGcctgaattattttctccaagagtagattgaagaagtcgcacgaaagagagtcgccttgtctaaaacatcgtttgttagaaaaacgaaaatcattatattatatgtagtatataggaATTTAGGTAGTaacgacccgattttatctatttttcccaatagtgcatactattaacatgtcacatactaaaacaccaatcatatagagtaaagtcagccagcTGTTCGAAAACCCTGATACTACTTATATaagggctaggtcaagttttcgtgcaaatttatctattttagccACAAATACAACCccctctcttattttcattgagataactcacatattggccgatatatgcggtacaaagtcaccgggatattcgaaaatctttatattaggtatatgggcgTTAACCTAACGATTGAACctatttttaacatacagacacaccattgtcagagaaggattatccctgaatttcaattatataaatatctcacacattaacggctatttttgatcaaaagtcaactacaggTACTGGGGCCATATAtgtattcggtacctaggggcttgattAGTTTTTGgtcgatttggacaatttttggtgaaaAGGTGTCATACACTAAATGCATTAATCGTGTaaagttgtatcccgttatattgaTTGCTTCTTGATGTGTATACACGAAAGTGAAAGAAGaaatgggaagtaggcgtggttgttgccGCCCATTTTCGCATTGTGACAAagaaatatgagaagaatgccacgtgcTAAATTTAGTTGATATATAGTAAGTATGTGATATCCCCAAAAAGTAggtggtgccacgcccatcgtccgaTTTTCACATCGGCTCCCATAATGCTCTCTCATGCCATTTCGGCggtaaaattaaatgtctctggtgtatttagtattgatttattgcacttCTAAATATTCAAACATCTCTCGAAAAGCCAATGTTTAAGTGGAATACAGTGAACTGGTATTTGGCAAGAGaaaaacttatataaaatactttttttgtttgttttgttaaattatatttgttatgTATTTCTAACCGTtgccaaattaatttaagtaaacagctttttatgtattttttcttcgaatttattttatttttttatttcaagtacaatttaatacttttatcGCATTTTAACTGCGCTTAACCTATAAATCTCTTATTACTAACTTATTATATAAGGaccatacatgcatacaatatT contains:
- the LOC126760190 gene encoding 40S ribosomal protein S10b — translated: MFMPKAHRVAIYEYLFKEGVIVAKKDFHAPKHPELETIPNLHVIKTLQSLHSRGLVKEQFAWRHYYWYLTNEGIEYLRSYLHLPPEIVPATLKRPARSETMRPRPAASARTGDSSKTGEDRTAYRRAPGGPDKKGDAGPGAADVDFRGGFGRGARPQ
- the LOC126760179 gene encoding RING finger protein 141-like; this translates as MGQVQSISDSTLPETVDAVHMQVIRHAKVLSEINSLSYEEFKTCLDNLNELSRKCIDPNGKQLVFLVKRGTDTSMLWKAMVKIACIKVDPSTRKIESYKFLNLKQFLCVFRTFQSHLESLMSSENQLCSRRSSLSQTPIDDEMAGAASAVNNHITASMIMERVNSLVNIGRNSSSETSSGLNSPSSCSHSEHVDECSICLDRLTEVILPCTHSFCTPCIEQWNVNNKTCPICSEALESTDDTWIMPDIPGVEEINEKICAEFMSLAKD
- the LOC126760176 gene encoding sin3 histone deacetylase corepressor complex component SDS3 codes for the protein MHFQGYANQVVHHFEENDDSRSNHYDPTAYDSEEDTDDASETEFRNNSRSSNATNTTNGGSNHELKEQVYQHKLAILNKQREELKHLVHPDYVKRIKKLENQYKERLRLNEIHREYLKECVEKDYQAERRAALKEYEEKKIDLKENILADLEERKKLIENERYNLELTNDSTEVKPTVTRKLRRRPNEPVPVVEKRRKPTTGQLLVYLLDDKEIDSDMKAIQRATQQNGVGNVPFSNLQQGGLLSESTNANAATNIETRIEDGKLLYQRRWFHRGQQVYVEGKDLVKFAATITAIGNEVVWVKKTNDSKVKINMSHLAKGKVTIKRRAN